In a single window of the Verrucomicrobiia bacterium genome:
- a CDS encoding NADH-quinone oxidoreductase subunit M, with protein MSPITWMLVLPLVAAVGLALVPERYARLVRGITLAVTATMAVLALHMAMGYDAAPVGEGGYRFVQRIPWVESVGIAYAVGVDGINLGLVILAAVVAFAAACMASEIRERSREFHILLLVMAGGLVGAFASLDLFLLYVFHEFALVPTFLMIGLWGRGERRGYAAFQITIYLTIGALIALIGLIALYLQAGIQSFDLVTLTDHFAANPLSAARQNFIFPWLLFGLGILVSLWPFHTWAPLGYGVAPTATAMLHAGVLKKFGLYVLLKVAIPMLPEGARTWLPLLAWLCLGNILYCGWVAMRQRDLNLLIGNSSVAHVGFVFLGLVSLTTLGLTGAVVVMIAHGLLAALSFALSGWMYGQTRSLDMSAMGGLLQRMPFIGTLMIMAMMAGCGLPGFGNFVGEALVLFGGWKSDLAVGANGLSLRGFVVAAAWGALVVAAVYMLRGIRLIWHGPAGGPGWEGASDPAGAWRKLPFVLLLGCLLAIGVWPRLLTDRIEPAARAIAEGVAQSRPAPNLAAHAAVP; from the coding sequence ATGTCGCCGATAACCTGGATGCTGGTGTTGCCGCTGGTGGCGGCGGTGGGACTGGCGCTCGTGCCCGAGCGGTACGCGCGTCTGGTCCGGGGAATCACCCTGGCGGTGACCGCGACGATGGCGGTGCTGGCCCTGCACATGGCCATGGGGTACGACGCCGCGCCGGTCGGGGAGGGTGGCTACCGGTTTGTCCAGCGGATCCCGTGGGTCGAGTCGGTCGGGATCGCGTATGCGGTGGGCGTGGACGGCATCAATCTGGGCCTGGTGATCCTTGCGGCGGTGGTGGCGTTCGCGGCGGCGTGCATGGCTTCGGAGATCCGGGAGCGGAGCAGGGAGTTCCACATCCTTCTCCTCGTGATGGCCGGCGGACTGGTGGGGGCCTTCGCCTCGCTCGACCTGTTTCTGCTCTATGTCTTCCACGAGTTCGCGCTGGTCCCGACCTTCCTGATGATCGGGTTGTGGGGACGCGGCGAACGACGGGGCTACGCGGCCTTCCAGATCACCATCTACCTCACGATCGGGGCGTTGATTGCGTTGATCGGGCTGATTGCGCTGTATCTCCAGGCGGGGATCCAGTCCTTCGACCTGGTGACCCTGACGGACCATTTCGCGGCGAACCCGCTTTCCGCGGCGCGACAGAATTTCATTTTCCCCTGGCTTCTGTTCGGGCTGGGCATCCTGGTCTCGCTGTGGCCGTTCCACACCTGGGCCCCGCTGGGGTACGGGGTGGCACCGACCGCCACCGCCATGCTTCACGCCGGGGTGCTGAAGAAGTTCGGTCTCTACGTCCTGCTCAAGGTGGCGATCCCGATGCTGCCCGAAGGGGCCCGGACCTGGCTGCCGCTCCTGGCGTGGCTGTGCCTGGGCAATATCCTTTACTGCGGGTGGGTGGCCATGCGGCAGCGGGACCTGAACCTCCTGATCGGGAATTCGAGCGTGGCGCACGTCGGCTTCGTGTTTCTCGGACTGGTCAGCCTGACCACCCTTGGCCTGACCGGGGCGGTGGTGGTGATGATCGCCCATGGATTGCTGGCCGCCCTGAGCTTTGCCCTCAGCGGCTGGATGTACGGGCAGACCCGCTCGCTCGACATGTCCGCGATGGGTGGGTTGCTGCAGCGCATGCCCTTCATTGGGACCCTGATGATCATGGCCATGATGGCCGGCTGCGGCCTGCCCGGGTTCGGCAATTTCGTCGGCGAAGCGCTGGTCCTTTTCGGGGGTTGGAAGAGCGACCTGGCGGTCGGCGCCAACGGGCTGTCCCTCCGCGGTTTCGTGGTGGCCGCCGCCTGGGGCGCCCTGGTGGTCGCGGCGGTGTATATGCTCCGCGGAATCCGGCTGATCTGGCACGGCCCGGCCGGCGGCCCGGGTTGGGAGGGGGCGTCGGACCCGGCCGGGGCCTGGCGCAAACTGCCGTTTGTGCTGCTGCTCGGATGCCTTCTGGCCATTGGCGTGTGGCCGCGCCTGCTGACCGACCGTATCGAGCCCGCCGCCCGGGCGATTGCCGAGGGCGTGGCGCAGTCTCGGCCGGCCCCCAACCTGGCCGCGCACGCGGCGGTTCCCTGA
- a CDS encoding NADH-quinone oxidoreductase subunit N translates to MNVALLGPEIVLVGLGLALLLVDLVVPDERRRWLGVVAAIFAFALFLHQASLSGQVMEPLHAFGGMFVQDGLAVFFKALFLLAGSIVLLLAVEVFGRAPSGVTEYFVLTLFAMAGMLLAASANDFAVMYVALELVTVTFYVLTSYHRTRVASLEAGVKYLILGALSSAFMVYGIALCFGASGTMSFVELAARSEELADNRLFQLGMLLVLGGLTFKIALFPFQVWAPDVYEGAPTPTTAFLAIGSKAAGVVLLVRLLGGVLPDLAMRWETLFMAIAAISILYGSLCALPQRRLRRLLGYSSVANGGFVMIGVATVSAAGSAAVLFYLAAYLFTVLAAFLVVSAVVERAGTDDIDALRGLHRRSPFLALALALAMVSLAGVPPLAGFFGKFLVLQALVEQGVSWSRWYWLGAVAILGVAISFWYYFGVVRAVYTSAESADEEPLPVAPLTRLALAACVGGIFYLGIYPGPVWDAARAAVAGLGL, encoded by the coding sequence ATGAACGTTGCCCTTCTAGGACCGGAAATCGTGTTGGTGGGGCTGGGCCTCGCGCTGCTCCTGGTCGATCTCGTCGTTCCGGACGAGCGCCGGCGCTGGCTGGGTGTGGTGGCCGCAATCTTCGCCTTCGCCCTGTTTCTCCACCAGGCGTCGCTGTCCGGGCAGGTGATGGAACCGCTGCACGCCTTTGGCGGGATGTTCGTTCAGGACGGACTGGCGGTGTTCTTCAAGGCCCTCTTCCTGCTCGCCGGCTCCATCGTCCTGCTGCTCGCGGTCGAGGTGTTCGGCAGGGCGCCTTCCGGAGTGACAGAGTACTTCGTGCTGACGCTGTTCGCGATGGCCGGGATGCTGCTGGCGGCATCGGCAAACGATTTCGCGGTGATGTATGTGGCGCTGGAACTGGTCACCGTGACCTTCTACGTCCTGACCAGCTATCACCGGACCCGGGTCGCCTCGCTCGAGGCGGGAGTGAAGTACCTGATCCTCGGCGCCCTGTCCTCCGCCTTCATGGTGTACGGCATCGCCCTGTGTTTCGGGGCGTCCGGGACCATGAGCTTCGTCGAACTGGCCGCGCGCTCGGAGGAACTGGCGGACAACCGGCTCTTTCAACTGGGGATGCTCCTGGTGCTCGGCGGCCTGACCTTCAAGATCGCCCTCTTCCCGTTCCAGGTGTGGGCTCCCGATGTGTACGAGGGGGCACCGACTCCGACCACCGCCTTCCTTGCCATTGGATCGAAGGCGGCCGGGGTCGTTCTGTTGGTCCGGTTGCTCGGCGGCGTGCTGCCCGATCTCGCCATGCGATGGGAAACCCTCTTCATGGCCATCGCCGCCATCTCGATCCTTTACGGCAGCCTGTGTGCCCTGCCGCAGCGGCGGCTCCGGCGTCTGCTGGGCTATTCGAGCGTGGCCAACGGCGGATTTGTGATGATCGGAGTCGCCACCGTCAGCGCTGCCGGCTCCGCCGCCGTGCTGTTCTACCTGGCCGCCTACCTGTTCACCGTCCTGGCGGCATTCCTGGTGGTCAGTGCCGTGGTGGAACGAGCGGGGACCGACGACATCGATGCCCTTCGCGGACTGCACCGTCGCTCACCCTTCCTGGCCCTCGCCCTCGCCCTGGCGATGGTATCGCTCGCGGGTGTGCCGCCGCTGGCCGGGTTCTTCGGGAAGTTCCTCGTCCTTCAAGCCCTGGTTGAGCAAGGCGTCTCCTGGTCCCGCTGGTATTGGCTGGGTGCCGTCGCCATCCTCGGCGTGGCGATCTCCTTCTGGTATTATTTTGGCGTCGTGCGGGCCGTGTACACCTCCGCCGAATCCGCGGACGAGGAACCTCTGCCGGTTGCGCCGCTTACCCGACTTGCCCTGGCCGCCTGTGTCGGCGGAATCTTCTATCTCGGCATCTATCCCGGCCCCGTCTGGGATGCCGCCCGCGCGGCGGTGGCGGGCCTGGGTCTTTAG